One Vanessa cardui chromosome 4, ilVanCard2.1, whole genome shotgun sequence genomic window carries:
- the LOC124544132 gene encoding gem-associated protein 5-like, which translates to MDESIIFPSPNWFKVSGFAVSKDGWLVYGGPTNSLCILKPLDLGQDGILQKNPSYQTQIFCRVHKEKIVSVDLSREWPEKKLILTGSADGIVKQWNVDQLDNNGKIKSTHTHAVHKSEKEEVVGVAYSSEPFAVTVGDFGNVVKWDLNSNIAKNYNNFLKSFRPSCVACSHHIPLNVAVGTKQGVIFVLDLNNQGKIIYKIRGQDDEIVNVSWCPQYKNMVKKSLDESQKRSTATERLEKIRSEDNEPEENLNNSAIAKTLPEDSFDETIVQEDDMFDIYKDHEADEFGHKKFEPEDIIVKVKEEKENDDFLTECLKLKEVILKNKSEPEPTIANLVEALDKTHVDSDISDSEEQENDTRESPECDETEIQTKELGDYTIHTHRHLLATIGKYGGVRIWSKTGKLVGSCAVPNSVNKSQRNKRPNPNSNSILWYKPNVLLIADGKSQLLECNPLKIDCKNKLEWSVLHTFHKRGLYCIATDAPRVQSMSDQLQDKWKVWTVAQDRNIVCYSFEKKQKLAMYNTCGSFIYTLQCCPYDAKKIAVSVGDGAVRVWESDICDEDGLKLSLGNVMSFWQNVKGKVLTSTWHPTKENLLAFATAESRIGIIDASKSERPAKNLLPGVNGAIYSLCWGDKFDLYACGGGVMVLYHTDQPEQAPVPIDVEFEGKKLQISAGVWYPMGLVCGSYYGAVAVLNPVTYELVTMTFVFSKMIHNITWHPQQTSNSSEESPYKNLIAVSSLDKECFIAILEYADKGDGPKLHPWKMLNGHLEPVCQVTWNPHKDGLLLSTSYDSTVRVWDVSEGKCIAIFDGHYKGSFTSCWSAFPQLPTTIMSGGADCCLRIWKYEDYPPEAYSEVKHETALKEKKKERKERKEEKKSTENAAEEKPTDAEATEGQVATNVDINAKIKAPKRFLLPTIQRQMSPCTTIYSVRKLAEKYILHSDNVQSNGKLESPEEKSDSNDVKEDKAEDVDFTKMFGSTNDINDLLDMEMRKHIENDRFEASIMLSIFRGHIDSMIQFATQRDALCPFLVSLSPCVSFKYWKTVTQLYLAQIERLVAKSEQKKLWESKHYGGQIYRKVALLLSIHDVKGAVTALTDAKLYKEAYILSKSRHMESIAEETLKMWTADCAYSGYINMTAICYLGLGDVYNAAVTLAKSNDQECLSLAAELAKVAGQPTFANHIEDKRSQIQSETPEKETEDLKPLPSKLDLLMKNVKITSENVTEKNEE; encoded by the exons CTGATGGCATTGTTAAACAGTGGAATGTTGATCAATTGGATAACAATGGCAAAATTAAATCAACTCACACTCATGCAGTTCACAAAAGTGAAAAAGAG gaaGTGGTTGGTGTTGCTTACAGCAGTGAACCCTTTGCTGTAACTGTAGGTGATTTTGGTAATGTTGTGAAATGGgatcttaattcaaatatagctaaaaattacaataattttctcAAAAGTTTTAGACCAAGTTGTGTTGCTTGTTCCCATCACATTCCATTAAATGTAGCTGTTGGAACCAAACAAggagtaatatttgtattagacTTAAACA aTCAAgggaaaataatttacaaaattagagGTCAAGATGATGAAATTGTTAATGTATCCTGGTGTCCACAATATAAGAACATGGTTAAAAAATCTCTCGATGAGTCTCAAAAGAGGTCCACTGCGACAGAGAGGTTGGAAAAGATAAGGTCAGAAGATAATGAACccgaagaaaatttaaataattcagccATAGCCAAGACCCTACCAGAAGATAGTTTTGATGAAACCATTGTTCAAGAAGATGATATGTTTGATATATACAAAGACCATGAAGCAGATGAGTTTGGCCACAAAAAGTTTGAACCTGAAGATATAATAGTTAAAGTAAAAGAAGAAAAGGAGAATGATGACTTTCTAACAGAGTGTCTAAAGCTTAAAGaggttatattaaaaaacaaaagtgaaCCAGAACCAACAATAGCTAATCTGGTCGAAGCTTTAGACAAAACACATGTAGATAGTGATATTTCAGATTCAGAAGAACAAGAGAATGATACTAGAGAATCACCAGAATGTGATGAGACAGAAATACAAACAAAAGAATTAGGCGACTACACGATACATACGCATAGGCATCTTTTAGCAACTATTGGAAAATATgg TGGTGTCCGGATATGGTCTAAGACAGGCAAACTTGTGGGTAGCTGTGCTGTACCTAATTCAGTAAATAAGAGTCAAAGAAATAAGAGACCAAATCCAAATTCTAACTCAATTTTGTGGTACAAACCCAATGTTCTTCTCATTGCTGATGGAAAGAGCCAACTATTAGAGTGTAATCCTTTAAAAATTGATTG taaaaacaaaCTTGAATGGAGTGTGCTGCATACTTTCCACAAACGTGGCTTATATTGTATCGCAACAGACGCACCACGCGTTCAGTCGATGAGTGATCAGTTGCAGGACAAATGGAAAGTTTGGACGGTCGCACAGGATCGGAATATAGTGTGCTATTCTTTTGAAAAAAAGCAAAAACTTGCCATGTACAATACATGTGGaagttttatatacacattGCAATGTTGTCCATATGATgcaaaaaa AATAGCAGTGAGCGTAGGTGATGGTGCTGTACGTGTATGGGAATCAGATATATGTGATGAAGATGGATTAAAACTTTCTTTAGGGAATGTTATGTCATTTTGGCAGAATGTCAAGGGAAAAGTTTTAACTTCTACATGGCACCCGACTAAGGAGAACTTATTAGCATTTGCCACTGCTGAATCAAGG ATTGGTATAATAGATGCAAGTAAATCTGAACGTCCGGCCAAAAATTTATTACCAGGTGTCAATGGAGCGATATATTCTCTTTGTTGGGGAGATAAATTTGATCTGTATGCTTGTGGCGGAGGTGTTATGGTGTTGTATCATACCGATCAGCCTGAACAAG CTCCTGTACCAATAGATGTGGAGTTTGAAGGCAAAAAGTTACAAATCAGCGCAGGGGTTTGGTATCCAATGGGTCTGGTGTGTGGTAGTTATTATGGTGCTGTTGCTGTTTTGAACCCGGTAACCTATGAGCTCGTTACCATGACTTTTGTATTcag CAAAATGATACACAATATTACCTGGCATCCACAACAAACATCTAATTCTAGTGAAGAATCTccgtataaaaatttaatagctgttTCGTCATTAGATAAGGAGTGTTTTATCGCTATACTCGAATATGCAGACAAAGGAG atgGTCCTAAACTACATCCTTGGAAAATGCTCAATGGTCACTTAGAACCGGTGTGCCAAGTGACATGGAATCCACACAAAGACGGTCTTCTCCTGTCCACGTCATATGACAGTACAGTCCGG GTATGGGATGTTTCTGAAGGTAAATGTATCGCCATTTTCGATGGACACTACAAAGGTTCGTTTACATCGTGCTGGAGTGCCTTTCCACAACTACCAACTACTATAATGTCTGGTGGAGCAGATTGCTGCTTAAGAATATGGAAGTATGAAGACTACCCTCCCGAAGCTTATTCAG AAGTCAAACACGAAACAGCTCTAAAAGAGAAAAAGAAAGAGAGGAAAGAGAGAAAAGAAGAAAAGAAATCAACAGAAAATGCAGCTGAAGAAAAACCTACTGATGCAGAAGCAACAGAGGGTCAAGTTGCTACTAATGTGGATATTAATGCTAAAATAAAAGCGCCGAAACGATTCCTCTTACCGACAATACAGCGACAAATGTCACCATGCACCACAATTTATAGTGTGCGAAAGCTggctgaaaaatatattttacactcTGATAATGTTCAATCAAATGGCAAATTAGAATCACCTGAGGAGAAAAGTGATTCAAATGATGTTAAAGAAGATAAAGCAGAGGATGTCGATTTCACTAAGATGTTTGGTAGCACTAATGATATCAATGATTTACTAGATATGGAGA tgCGAAAACACATCGAGAATGACAGATTTGAGGCATCGATTATGCTATCGATATTCCGTGGTCACATCGACTCTATGATCCAGTTCGCGACGCAGAGGGACGCGCTCTGTCCTTTTCTAGTCAGTTTGTCACCTTGTGTGTCTTTCAA GTATTGGAAAACTGTAACACAGCTGTATTTGGCTCAAATTGAAAGGCTGGTAGCTAAATCGGAACAAAAAAAGTTATGGG AAAGCAAGCACTATGGCGGTCAAATTTACCGAAAAGTGGCACTTCTGTTGAGCATTCACGACGTTAAGGGCGCCGTCACAGCGCTCACAGACGCTAAGCTGTACAAGGAGGCCTACATATTATCTAAGTCTAG aCATATGGAAAGTATAGCTGAGGAAACTTTAAAAATGTGGACAGCAGACTGTGCATACTcaggatatataaatatgactGCTATTtg TTACCTTGGATTAGGAGATGTGTACAATGCAGCCGTGACTTTAGCTAAGTCAAATGATCAAGAGTGTCTCAGTTTAGCTGCAGAACTTGCTAAAGTTGCTGGACAACCAACATTTGCCAACCATATTGAAGATAAAAGATCTCAAATTCAAAGCGAAACGCCAGAGAAAGAAACTGAGGATTTAAAACCATTGCCTTCTAAGTTAGATCTGTTGatgaaaaatgttaaaataacaagTGAAAATGTTACTGAAAAAAATGAAGAGTAA